The following coding sequences lie in one Lelliottia jeotgali genomic window:
- a CDS encoding Glucosamine-6-phosphate deaminase, whose translation MNIEIVEDYPALSATVAQRVIDTLTRKPNALICIAGGDTPLGVFDALVRASEEGKVDFSHAAFVGLDEWLGLGKADKGSCREMVWGHFFSRLTLRDEQICFFDGLTTDPAQECRRVDRFISEHGGIDTIVLGIGMNGHIGFNEPGAAIDTECHVVDLDEVTQTVSVKYFGQARDVKQGISLGMKTILAAKSVIVMASGEKKAAIVAQTLRSDIDANIPATLLKNHSQVQMLVDKAAASQL comes from the coding sequence ATGAACATTGAAATTGTTGAAGATTACCCGGCGCTCAGCGCCACCGTGGCCCAGCGCGTGATCGACACCCTCACGCGTAAACCCAATGCATTGATCTGTATTGCCGGAGGCGATACGCCGCTCGGCGTGTTTGATGCCCTTGTACGTGCCAGCGAAGAAGGGAAAGTCGATTTTTCCCATGCCGCTTTTGTCGGCCTGGACGAGTGGTTAGGGTTGGGCAAAGCAGACAAAGGAAGCTGTCGGGAAATGGTCTGGGGGCATTTCTTCAGCCGCCTGACGCTTCGCGATGAACAAATCTGCTTCTTTGACGGCTTAACCACCGACCCGGCGCAGGAGTGCCGCCGCGTGGATCGCTTCATCAGCGAACACGGTGGAATTGATACGATTGTGCTGGGGATCGGTATGAATGGGCATATCGGTTTCAATGAGCCAGGCGCGGCCATTGATACGGAGTGTCACGTGGTCGATCTCGATGAAGTCACTCAGACCGTCTCCGTGAAATATTTCGGACAGGCGCGCGACGTGAAACAAGGGATTTCCCTGGGGATGAAAACAATTCTGGCGGCGAAGTCAGTGATTGTGATGGCCAGCGGGGAGAAAAAAGCCGCTATTGTGGCGCAAACGCTGCGCTCAGATATCGACGCTAATATTCCGGCAACGCTGCTAAAAAACCATTCGCAGGTGCAAATGCTGGTCGATAAGGCCGCTGCGTCTCAGCTTTAA